One Nicotiana sylvestris chromosome 12, ASM39365v2, whole genome shotgun sequence genomic window carries:
- the LOC104213106 gene encoding ankyrin repeat protein SKIP35-like: MEEDRIESGIKISTDESQCFEMEVESCETGIPGLNNENGEGSNGNVVFSRESPLVSKDFRSSAIVGGGGGCNCGVNKLKARLSSSDCEVGKNEKSGHEKKLNRQERIELGRLFQGAVSCHDWELAESLILLADPLTLNDALCIALDSIWFLSTQEELYGITGLIKKIISNGAFDFTRAALRTSFLASCVSACQSRTMSLADTVTVMAQRLRERLQECNGDEVLKAEAGAKVQKFTEWALKCIGFHSRCQGNRDKVGHNAAVEIQLQLSAFKTFLDLAGNHLTGKDFTEAFDAACFPLTLFSSSFDPGWASGISATAIQGLLGMLVEGGADNVNQCFLEASRFGSTELVRILLQIAQRNSLDVDVDLALGFASHYGKIGTMECLVEEGNAMAFLGPLMRAAERGCIQVVDWFVKRGCRDMELCLALTAATSSSQVEVAEYLLPHVPQHVLAALSIEILKAAGERSGGSLDGVAFLLSSDFLGDPAATYAVADSIAKLDDEAVAPELRSFLREHWSEAAFSDGLRQGQEHYLNIVRILKWGESPVCLGDLPGPLRVAIAYLPLYRECVKAGGCLLSQRLRGQLVEAAKRLDGVVLEEVNQGRELLAVLEHHIPPFLVNASSAA, encoded by the exons ATGGAAGAAGACAGAATAGAAAGTGGGATCAAGATTAGTACAGATGAGTCTCAGTGTTTTGAGATGGAAGTGGAATCTTGTGAGACTGGAATACCTGGTTTGAACAATGAGAATGGTGAAGGAAGCAATGGTAATGTGGTATTTTCGAGAGAATCTCCGCTTGTAAGTAAAGACTTTAGATCATCTGCTATagttggaggaggaggagggtgTAATTGTGGAGTTAATAAACTTAAAGCCAGATTGTCTAGTTCAGACTGTGAGGTTGGGAAAAATGAGAAATCGGGGCATGAGAAGAAGCTTAATAGACAAGAGAGGATCGAGTTAGGGCGATTGTTTCAGGGTGCTGTGAGTTGCCATGACTGGGAGCTCGCTGAGAGTTTGATTCTACTGGCGGATCCCCTGACTCTGAATGATGCATTATGCATCGCGTTAGATTCGATATGGTTTTTAAGTACACAAGAAGAGTTATATGGGATAACAGGGTTGATTAAGAAGATCATTTCTAATGGTGCCTTTGATTTCACTCGGGCAGCCCTAAGGACTTCATTTCTTGCTTCTTGTGTTTCTGCTTGCCAGAGTAGGACTATGAGCCTCGCGGATACCGTGACTGTAATGGCACAAAG GTTGCGTGAACGACTTCAAGAGTGCAATGGGGATGAAGTTTTGAAGGCAGAAGCTGGTGCTAAGGTTCAGAAGTTCACTGAATGGGCTCTTAAATGTATTGGTTTCCATTCCCGCTGCCAAGGGAACAGGGATAAGGTTGGGCATAATGCTGCTGTTGAAATACAACTACAGTTGTCGGCTTTCAAGACTTTCCTTGATCTTGCTGGGAACCACCTTACAGGAAAGGATTTCACGGAAGCATTTGACGCAGCTTGCTTCCCACTTACACTCTTCTCTAGTTCGTTTGATCCGGGCTGGGCATCGGGTATTTCAGCTACGGCAATCCAAGGACTGCTTGGCATGTTGGTGGAGGGCGGTGCGGACAATGTCAACCAATGCTTTCTTGAAGCATCTCGTTTTGGGAGCACTGAGCTTGTCCGCATTCTTCTCCAG ATTGCTCAAAGGAATAGCTTGGATGTTGATGTCGACTTGGCTCTGGGATTTGCCTCCCATTATGGTAAAATTGGAACTATGGAATGTCTAGTGGAAGAAGGGAATGCGATGGCTTTCTTGGGACCTTTGATGAGAGCTGCTGAAAGGGGCTGCATTCAGGTAGTTGACTGGTTTGTTAAAAGAGGTTGCAGAGACATGGAACTATGTCTCGCCCTCACAGCTGCTACCTCCAGTAGTCAGGTTGAAGTTGCCGAATATCTCCTTCCTCACGTTCCTCAGCATGTTCTTGCTGCCCTAAGTATCGAGATTCTTAAGGCTGCTGGTGAAAGAAGTGGCGGATCTCTCGATGGTGTAGCATTTCTACTAAGTTCAGACTTCCTCGGTGATCCAGCTGCCACTTATGCGGTTGCGGACAGCATCGCTAAGTTGGACGACGAGGCTGTCGCTCCTGAGCTCAGGTCTTTCCTTCGGGAGCATTGGTCGGAAGCTGCTTTCTCAGACGGGCTTAGGCAAGGACAAGAACACTACTTGAATATCGTGCGTATTTTGAAATGGGGGGAATCTCCCGTGTGTTTGGGGGATCTTCCCGGGCCCTTGAGAGTAGCAATAGCATACCTGCCGCTGTATAGGGAATGTGTCAAGGCAGGGGGTTGCTTGTTATCACAAAGGCTTAGGGGGCAGCTCGTGGAAGCAGCGAAAAGGCTTGACGGCGTCGTGTTGGAAGAGGTAAACCAGGGAAGAGAATTATTGGCTGTTTTGGAGCATCATATTCCCCCATTTTTGGTTAATGCATCCAGTGCTGCTTAG